The following nucleotide sequence is from Streptomyces sp. NBC_00237.
TACGTGAACGCCATGAACGCCGCAGCCCGCGGCGGTGGTGTCACTGGTGTGCAGCGGGCCCTCGGCCTGCCCGGCTTCAAGGACGGCGGCATCTTCGACTGGATCGGTTCCGCCGCTTCAGCGGTCAAGGGGGTCGGCTCGAAGGCGTGGGAGGGTGTCAAGTCCGCCGCTGGCTGGTTGACGGATACGCTCGAATCCTCCGCCCGCGCAGGACTGAAGGCCGTGGTCAACCCGCTGATGGCCCTCTTCCCTTCGGGAGGCGGCGAGTTCGGCAGGATGATCCACAAGATCCCGTCGACGATGATCGACGCGATCCTCGGATACACCAAGAAGGCCGACGACAAGGGAGCCAGCTTCGGTGCCGGTAGCGGGGGTCCGATCGGCGGGACCATCCCCACCGGACAGCGCAGGGCGATCATCACCCAGGCGCTGGCCGCCGCAGGGGTTCCGCCGCCCGGCACCATGGGCCAGTGGCTTGCGGGCATGAACACCCTGATCACCCGCGAGTCCGGATGGAACCCCAGGGCACGCAACAACTGGGACATCAACGCCAAGAACGGCGTCCCCTCCCAGGGCCTGGCTCAGACGATCCCGCCGACCTGGAGCGCCTACGTACCCGCCTCGCTGCGGTCGCGCGGCATCCTCGACCCGGTATCCAACGTTGCTGCCGCCGTCCGCTACATCGTGTCGAGGTACGGCAACATCACCAACGTCCAGCAGGCCAACGCCAACCGACCGCCCGCCGGGTACGACTCCGGCGGCTACCTCCAGCCGGGCCTCAACCTTGCCTACAACGGCACCGGCAAGCCGGAGCCGGTGTTCACCTCCCAACAGGCGAACGCGCTGATCGGCATGGCGGCCTCCGGTGGCAGCGGCATCGGCGACCTGAACGTCAAGGTCTACGTCGGAGATCGGGAGATCACCGACATCGCTCGCGCTGAAGTCCACGCCAGCAACGGCCAGCTGATCCAAGTCCTCAACGCGCGAGGGGGTAGCTGATGGCGATCCCCGGCAACCTGTTGTCGCAGGTCACGGAGTCCATCGACCCGAACACTTCAGGCTGGGCTCCGCTCCTCAACTGCACCCTGGCGAAGGGCACTGGAGGGAGGAACGGCGGTGACGGCTGCCTCGCCATCAAGTCTGTCGCCGCCGGGGAGATGCGGGCCCGGACCGCCTCGTCGTACCCGGTCGTGGCGGGCACGGTCTACCTCGCCTTCGCCGATGCGGGCGGGGGGACTGTCCCGGAGAGGATCGGTATCCGCTGGCTGTCCGCATCGAATGCGGAGCTCTCCATCCTGTGGTCCCTGACGACAGCCACAGCGATGGCGGGCTGGCACCGGATCAGCGTGGCCGGTGCCGCCCCAGTGGGTGCGGTCCGCGCGCAGGTCGTCATCTCGTCGACTCCCGCAGCCGCGTTGGTGACGACCTACGCGGAAAACATCTACCTGGGGCTGCCGATCCGCACCACTGGCAATCTGCTCAGCTACGCCGCCGAATCAACGGAGGTCTCCGCCGGGCAGTGGGCGGCCGAGGTCAACGCGACGCTCGGCCGGTCCGTCCCTGCCGTCGCCTGGTCTGTCGACAACTACCTGGGGGGCGGCCACGTCCTCACGGTCACCGCGACCGGCGCGGGCAACGCCGCAGCTTTGTGCACAGAGCGCCCGTCGGTGACCCCGGGCACTGAGTACCTGGCCTACGCGTACATCGGTCCGCCCACGCTGGCGTCCGACACCTGGATTGAGCTGCGGTTTTACGACTCCAACGGCAACCAGATCCAGGCCACACGCTCGTCCCTGGCGGCCCCTGGAACGGGTCTCTACCGGCAGCGAGTGTCCGCCTACGCTCCGACGCTCGCCGCAACGTGCTCCGTCGCGGTCGGAATCAACGGGGCCAGTGCCGCGCAGGTGGTCCGCCTGGAGACGGTCGTCATCATGGCCGCCTACGTCCTGCAGTACGGCACCGTCGTGCCGTATGCGGACGGGTCCTTCGAGCAGGGCGTCGCGGGCTGGACCAAGACCGCCGGGGTCGCGACTTTGGCCCGCTCGACGCCGTGGGGCACCTACTCCCTCGACGGCGCGTACTCCCTGACCGTGACGTCGGCGACCGCGACGGCATCGACGATCAGGTCCGCGAAGTTCCCCTTGCCCTCTGACTCCGGCGGCAAGGGGTTCCGCCTGATGGCGGGCACCCAGGTCACCGCAGGCGGCTGGACGGCCACGAGGGGGGTCCGCTGGTACACCGCCGCGAACACCGACCTGGGGCTGACCGCCTCCGCATCTGGTGCGATCCCGGGCAGCGGCTGGTGGTACCTCAGCAACGACCTGACGGCCCCGGCCACGGCGACGCAGGCGGCGATCGAGTGGACGGTCACGGCGACCGCCATCAACTCGGTCCTGCGCATGGAATCCGTGGCCCTGTGGCAGGCGCTGCCTCTGGTGGCCGTGACCGCCGTTGATGCGACGGCGTCCATCACGCTCACCCTGCGCGAGCTGACGGCCGGTGACCTGGTCACCGTGTGGCGGGTCCTCGGCGACGGCTCGCGCACTCTGGTCCGCGGGCCGTCCGGGCTGATGGAGCGTGTGGTGCTCGCCTCGGACCTCTTGGTCGTCGAGGACTACGAGGCGCCGCTCGGGGTGCCGGTCAGCTACTACGTCGAGGTCCGCGACGCGCTCACCGACGCCTTGCTGAGCACCCGTTCGTCGGACACGGTCACCATCACCGCAGGCGACGCAAGCATGGCCTGGCTGAAAGACCCCGGTAATCCGCAGCGCAACATGCAGGTCATGGTGCAGCAGGCTCCGGCCTGGCAGCGGTCCGTCGAGCAGTCGACATACCACGTCAAGGGCCGCCGGAACCCGGTCGTCCTGTCCGGCGTCCGCAGCGGCCTGGAGGGCGAACTGGCTGTCTGGACCCAGTCGGACGACGAGCGCGCGGGGCTGCACTGGCTCCTCGACTCCGGGCGGGTGCTCCTGTGGCAGGCGGTTCCGGGCATGGGCGTGGCCGACATGTACGTTTCCGTCGGCCAGGTCACCGAGTCCCGCAACGGCGGCACGGCGATGGAGCCCTGGCGGGCCTGGCAACTGCCGCTCGCCGAGGTCGACTTGCCCGTCACCACCGGCGTCAACGGCAGCGGGGGCCGAACCTGGGTCGACGTGCTCGCCGAGTACGACACCTGCACTGACCTGCTGGCCGCCTACGCCACCTGCGAAGACCTCCTCCTCGACCACCGCATCGGGGGGTGATCGATGTACCCGGTCAGCGACCGCTTCCTGCGGCGTCTCGCCGAGTCGCACCGCCCGGTCACGGAGGTCCTGCTGATCCGCACCGATGGCGAGGTCGTCCCCCTGGAGCACACCGGCGGCAGCGTCAGTGCCGACCGGGGCCAGGCCATCCGCCGGACCTGCACCGTCACCATCGCAGACGTCTCGCTGATCCCCAGGACGCCAGCGGACCAGCTGGCCATGTACGGGGCCCGGTTGAGGATCTCGCGCGGTGTCGACTACGGCGACGGATCACAGGAGTTGGTGCCGCTCGGGGTGTTCCGTCTGGATTCCGTCGAGGGTGACCCGACGGACGGCCCCGTCACCCTGACCGGCAAGGACATCAGCGTGTGCGTCACGGACGACCGCTTCACCGCGCCGTACCGGGCGACCACCACAGCGGTCGGCGCCATCGAGACGCTCATACTCCGCAGTCTCCCCGACGCCACGGTCATCGCGACTGCCGTCGACGCTGCGATTGGCTCCCGAACCTGGGACGTCGAGGCAGACCCGTGGGCGGCTGTGCAGGAGATCGCCGCATCCGTGGGAGCGGTCTGCTTCGCGAATCCCGACGGGATTTTCACCATCGCTACCCTGCCTGACCTGCTGACGACCGACCCGGCCTGGGCAGTTGAGGCGAGCGAGGGAGGCGTGTACGTCCGGGGCTCCCGGGGGATGTCCGCAGACCGCGTCTACAACGGGGTCCTGGCCCGCGGGGAAGGCGCGGAGGCGAACACCGCGCCTGTCCAGTGGCTCGCCACGGACGCCGACGCCGACAGCCCTACGTACTGGGGCGGGCCGTTCGGGCGGCGACCCATGTTCTACAGCTCCAGCACCCTGACGTCGGTGAACGCCTGCCAAGCGGCGGCCAACCTGAAGCTCGCGGCAGGCCGCGCACCCAACGCGAAGGGCGACTTCTCGGCTCTGCCGAACCCTGCCCTGGAGTGCGGCGACGTCATCCGTGTCACCCACCCGGACGGCCTCCGAGAGCTGCACCAGGTGCAGTCATTTAGCGTGCCGCTCGACGAGGGCGGCGACTTCCCGATCGCCACGATCTCGGCGAAGGAGGATGCGTGACGACCTCGGCGCACAGTCAAGTGCGCGCTCTTGCTGGCGCGTTGAAGCAGCAGGCTGTCGATGTCGGCTCGGCAACGCCGTCCGTGCGCGGCGCCGACTTCCGCATGGCCACGGTCGCCTCCGTGGCTGCGGACGGCACGATCGCCACCACCGACGGCATCAGCGCCCGCCGCGACGAGGCATACCAGGCGCCCGCCGTCGCCGACGTCATCGTCCTGGAGGTCTCCGGCTCCGGCAGCTGGGTCGCCCGCGGCCGACTCGCCTCGACAACGGCACCGACAGGGGAGTGGGTCACCCCAGCCCTGGGTGCCGGGTACACCGCCCTGCTCGGCACCCCGCAGTACCGCATGGTCGTCATCGCAGGCCAGACGTGGATTCAGTGGCGGGGCGGCGTCCAGTGGACGACCTCCGGCACACCGCCGCTGACAGGCAACATCCTGGCCGCCGCCCTACCGGTGGCATACAGGCCGACCGGGCAGCGGACCTTGCCGATAGCGGCCGGTGGCGCCGTGGTCAAGCTCGACGCCACGGCGGCCGGGCAGCTCCAGATCATCAACACGACCGCGGGCGGCCTCACGACGTGGGTCTCCCTCCACGGCGTCCAGTACACCCCCTAGGAGTCTCATGCCGACCACTGACGCCTACGGGCAGGGCATCAGCATCACCTCGCCGACCGACCCGCCCGACATTCCCGCCACCGCGCAGGCCCTCGGCAGCGGGCTGGTGCCCCGGTCGGTCATGCGGTTCACGTCAGCTTCGCAGCGCAACGCCACGCTGACGTCTCCGATCGCCGGGATGGTCGCGTTCCTGACCACGGAGAAGCTGTTCACCGGATACGACGGCAGCGCGTGGGTCGTCCTCGCGGCGGGGTCATCGACGTGGTCGACGATCTCTCCGGCGTCCGGGTACAGCCACAACGGGAACGACAACGGCACCGCTCAGTACCGGGTGGTCAATCTCTTCGGCGAGTTGACGGTGATGCTGCAGGGCGGCATCAACGTGCCGTACTCCGGATCCCCGGCCACCATCGGCAACGGCGGCATCCTCAACTCGACGCCACTGCCCGCTGCTGCCCGTCCCGCAGGTCTCCGCTCCGTCGCTGCCGCCTGCTCACAGGTCACCAGCGCCTCCAACACCGTCAAGGTGGATGCCCAATCGGACGGCTACCTGCGGATCGTCGGCACCACCGCCAGTAATGCGGCTAACCGCGTCACACCCCCGTGGGTCTCGTTGAACGGCCTCTTCTACAGCCTCTGAGCTGCACCAACTCCCGCGCCGCCCCGTCAAGTCGGGGCCTTTCGCATGTCTGGAGGAGTCATGGCCTGGTATCCGGCCGCGAAGAAGATGGAACTCCAGCCGGAGTCGGACGCCCAACCCGCCATCCGGCCGACGCAGTTCATCGTGCATTCGATCGCCGCCCCATGGACGAAGGAGCGGATCTACGAGTACTGGCGGGACGATTCCAACCTCGAGAGCCACTTCGGCCAGTCCTTTGACGGTTCGATCGCTCAGTACATCGGCACCGAGACCCGCGCGGACGCCAGCTACAAGGCGAACCGGCGGCCCGACGGCACTGGTGCCGTCTCGATCGAGACCGCCAGCAATCTCCAGCACACCGACCCGTGGACCGACGCGCAGGTCGAGGGCCTGATTCGGCTCGGCGTGTGGCTGCACCAGCGCCACGGGATCCCGCTGCGGATCTGCCGCACCGCCGACGACCCCGGCTACGGCTACCACCGGCTCCACGCCGCGTGGGCGGTATCCGGCACCGCCTGCCCGGGGGACGCCCGGGTGAAGCAATTCAAGGAACAGGTGTTCCCGGGCATCGTCGCCCGCGCCACCGGCCACCAGCCCCCCGAGGAGGACGACATGCCCACAGCGGCAGAGATAGCCCACGCAGTCTGGTCACACACCGAGACCGGCCCCACAGGCAGTAAGCCGGTCAGGACCGGCGCGGTCATCGGGTGGATGGACACCGTCCACGGCAACCAGGTCGCCGCCCTGAAGGCTCTCGATATCAAGGTCAACGCCCTGTCCGCTGCGGTAGCCGCGCTCGCCAAGGTCATCGGCGACGGCAATGACGACGTCGACACTGCACAGGTTGTCGCTGCCGTCCGCGCGGCCATCGCCGAGGCGGTCATCGACGTGGACGTCAACATCAACGGACGGGAGTCCTGACCATGGAAGTACATCTCGACAAGGTCTACTGGATCGGCCTGCTCGTCAGCGTCCTGCTGCCCGTGCTCGTCGGCCTGGTCACTACCCGAGTCACCCACGCCGGAACCAAAGCGGTCCTGCTCCTGGCGCTGTCCGGCCTGAACGGCGTCCTCGTCGAGCTCGCGGCCCCGGGCCCCGGCTACGACTTCGGTACGTCCGTCATCCTCGCCCTCGTCACCTTCGCCACCGGCGTGCTGTCCCACTTCGGGCTGTGGAAGCCCGCCGGGGTCAGTGCCAGGGCGCAGGACTCGCTGATCACCTCGGCGAGCACACCGCGGGCCGTGTAGGTGAAGGGGGCGCTGCGGCAGGTCCGCGCGCACCTGGGCTTGAGGGGAACGTTTCTGCTGATCCTCGGCATCGGCAAGACCAGCTTCGGGATCGGCTTCATCGTCGAGCCGCCGCCGGAGCCTGCCCCGGGCCTCGCCCTCCTGACGCACTTCTGCCCGCTCACGTCGTGGGCCTGGCTGTGGATCATCGCCGGTGTTGTCACCCTTGGCTCGGCATTCCTGCAGGTGGGCCGCGATGGTGCGGGCTTCGTCGCCGCGCTCATCCCTCCTTCGGTATGGGCTGTCGCCTACACCGCAGCCGTCCTGGACGGCAGTTATCCCCGCGGCGGCATCGTCGCGATCTGGTATCTCACCTCGCACGTCGGGGTCATCATGTGGGCCGCCGGGGTGCCCGAGCATTCGGTACCCGCACCGCCGCGGCGCGCCCGGAAGGGCGTGGCTGGATGAGCGTGTGGTCGGTGGTTGTGGCGGCTCTCGGGGCGCTGGGCGTCGTCACGGCCGGTCTGTTCGCGGCGCGGGCTACCCGGGCTGCGGCGGTGGCGACGGCGGAGGCCACCCGAGCGGCAGCTCAGGCGGCGGCCGGACCGGCTCAACGGGATGCAGACCTGAGGATCCTGGAGGCGACCGTCACCCGTGTCGACGTTGAGAACGGAGCCCTGCGTGGCCGGGTGTCCAGGGTGGAGTCGCTGCTGCGGGCGTTCTCGTGGACGACGGACCGGTGGGCGGCACAGATGCACCGCGCGGGCATCGAGCCGGAGCCGCCGCACCCTCTGGTGGATGACTACAACCGAACTGGAGTGTGATGATGCCTCAACGTCCCGCCCGCCCTCGCGTGGACGAGACGGCCGGTGACCTGGGGTCGCTGGTGCGCCTTGGCCTTGCTGACCCACCACCGGAACCCGCCCCGCCACCGGCCCACGAGCTGCCGGATGCTGCCCAGTCCGGCATGGAGCGCGCCAACGAAGCCAGGCTTCAGGCCGCTCTGTCGGAGTCGGGGGTGTCCAAGGGCGGGCGTGACGAGCACGTCATTGACGTACTGGCCCGGCTCGACCCGGCGGACGTCGACGCGGTCGCGGCGTGGCTGAAGCAGAAGAAGGACAAGGACGAAACAGGCCCGAAGAAGTGAACAGCCCCCACCGCCTTGGCGGTGGGGGTATTCGTCTGTCCATCCACACCGGTACAGCTTGACGCTGTACAGCTTCAGGCTGTAGCTTGATGGATGTCAGGTGAATCGGGCCGAAGGGGGCAACACTCATGGCCATCAGCCGCACGGAAGCCACGCAGATCCTCAACGAAGCAACCGCAGCAGGAATCAGCGAGGCCACGATCGAAGAGTGGACCGTGGAGCTGGGCGCCTACCGATTCGCCCTCACCAGCCCGAACGGCAACCCCCCGAGCCGCACGATCGCCACGCAGATCCGCGACCGTATCCGCGCCCACACCCCGGTTGCCCAGCAGGCCGGGAGCGTCGAACCTGTCACGCCTCCGGTCTCCACACCGAGTACCGAGATGGCCACCGAACGCCAGGTCGCGTACATCCTCAGCCTGCTGGATCAGCGCAGGCGGTCCGGCGAGGGCGGCGGCTTCTTCCAGGGCCCCACCAACCGCCAGGGCGTCGAACGCCTCACCCGCGCTGAGGCGACCACGTACATCCGCTCCTTGAAGGGCGACTACTGATGACCATCGTGAACATCAAGCTCCGCTGGAACGACGGCGATATCGAGGCACCCTACGACGACGTCGACTTGACGCGGCTCACCCCCCGCGCGCGCAGTGTGGCCGAGGCCATCGCGCAGACCTCGCTGCGTACCGCCACCAACATCTGGTTGGAGCACGACACCCCCATCCGCGACGCCACCCCGGACTGGGGGATGTGGCACACGGAGGAGGAGGCCGCACTTCCTGAGCGTCGACCGTGGCGCGGCTGGGCACGATATCCCGCAGCCTCAACCGTTGATCCGCACGACTATCTGGAGACTGAAGCGCGGAAGATCCCTCCGGACTGGCACGTCCTCGGCACCGACACAGACCACGCCGTCCCGTCCAAGGACGCCGGAGCCGCCGACACCGGCATGACACGCGACATGGTGCTGACCTACCTCCGCGAGCGAGGCCGTCCCATCGGCGCATCCACCTGGACCGGGTACGTGGCTCGGCAGCAAGCGCCCAGGCCGTCACGGCACGTGGGGCGCACCCCCCTGTGGGAGAGGCAGGACATCGACGACTGGCTCAGCGCGCGGAGCTAGTCCAGCAGCCCGAGTGCCGTGTCCGGCCTGCATGCGGGACACGGCTCGGCCCCCTCGGCGATCGCCCGCCGGGCCGCGTCGATGCCGATGCCCTTGACCCGTCCGCCGTGCAGCCCGCAGTCGCCCCGGTGGATCGCCCCGGGGCCGCCGTGCGGGCTCGGCTCGGCCAGCCACTCCGGCGGCGGCTCCCGCAGGAGCTCGTCCTCCCGCCGACGGGAGAGCTCCGCCTCTTCGGCTCGGTGGATCGCCGTCCGTATCCGTTCCAGCTGCATGACGTGCCAGGTCTCCAGTGTGCGGAGACGCAGCAGGTCAGGGGGCAGATCGGACATGACTACGCGGCGTCCG
It contains:
- a CDS encoding DUF5047 domain-containing protein, whose product is MYPVSDRFLRRLAESHRPVTEVLLIRTDGEVVPLEHTGGSVSADRGQAIRRTCTVTIADVSLIPRTPADQLAMYGARLRISRGVDYGDGSQELVPLGVFRLDSVEGDPTDGPVTLTGKDISVCVTDDRFTAPYRATTTAVGAIETLILRSLPDATVIATAVDAAIGSRTWDVEADPWAAVQEIAASVGAVCFANPDGIFTIATLPDLLTTDPAWAVEASEGGVYVRGSRGMSADRVYNGVLARGEGAEANTAPVQWLATDADADSPTYWGGPFGRRPMFYSSSTLTSVNACQAAANLKLAAGRAPNAKGDFSALPNPALECGDVIRVTHPDGLRELHQVQSFSVPLDEGGDFPIATISAKEDA
- a CDS encoding N-acetylmuramoyl-L-alanine amidase yields the protein MAWYPAAKKMELQPESDAQPAIRPTQFIVHSIAAPWTKERIYEYWRDDSNLESHFGQSFDGSIAQYIGTETRADASYKANRRPDGTGAVSIETASNLQHTDPWTDAQVEGLIRLGVWLHQRHGIPLRICRTADDPGYGYHRLHAAWAVSGTACPGDARVKQFKEQVFPGIVARATGHQPPEEDDMPTAAEIAHAVWSHTETGPTGSKPVRTGAVIGWMDTVHGNQVAALKALDIKVNALSAAVAALAKVIGDGNDDVDTAQVVAAVRAAIAEAVIDVDVNINGRES
- a CDS encoding DUF6233 domain-containing protein, giving the protein MSDLPPDLLRLRTLETWHVMQLERIRTAIHRAEEAELSRRREDELLREPPPEWLAEPSPHGGPGAIHRGDCGLHGGRVKGIGIDAARRAIAEGAEPCPACRPDTALGLLD